The segment ATGTGCTGTGGAAAATTTCGGCTTTCATACGGGCATCCTTTGTTAAATAAATACGGCCGCCATAATCCTTAACCATTAGGTCAAGTTCATCCAAAAAAGAAAAAAGCCTATCATTAATAGGGATGTCCAGTGCCAGTGTATATCCCTCCATATTGAAAGAAATTGGGCCTTGCTGCGTTCCGAAAAGTTTAAGCACCGCTAAAAATGAACCCCAACCTTTGCTGCTTATGCGATTAAGGATATTGCGCACCCCCTCTTTTCCCCGTTCCTTGGGAATTACAAATTGGTATTGAACAAATCCACGTTTTCCATAAATCCTGTTCCAATGCAAAATAGCATCCAATGGGTAGAAGAAACTTTCACAGGTAGCCATTGAATGCATCTCCTTCTTATAATTCTTTGCATAGAAGAAAGAATTGAAAGCCTTTACTGACAGTCCATTCAACACAAAAGATGGAAAGTTAAAGGGTACTGAAAGTGTTTTTGATTTTTTCGGAAATGCATGCCTGGCACTCTTTAATTCAGGAACTGAAGCATGTTCACCTAACATAAGAATGCTACGTCCAAAATTAGCACCTGTTTTCAGGCAATCGATCCATGCCACTGAATAAGTGTAATGACTATATTGTTCGAAAAGATCCAGCACTTCATCCAATCCTCCCGATTTTATTTGTACCTGCCTGATATAACCAGTTTCGATTCTTTTTAATGAAAATGTTACCTCAAGTATAATTCCGGTGAGCCCCATTCCACCACAGGTAAACCAAAAGTACTCACTGTTCTCAGATGCATTGCAGGAAATAATTTCTCCTTTGGGCGTCAGGATTTTTAATGAAATTACGTGCTGTGAAAATGACCCATCCTTATGGTGATTCTTACCATGCACATCCGAAGCAACGGCCCCACCAACGGTTATAAACCGGGTGCCCGGAGTAACTGGTAAAAACCAACCCCTGGGCATAATCACGTCTAAAATATCGGATAGCAATAAACCGCTTTGACAGGTGATGATCCCCTTACTTTCATCGAAATTAATAATCCTGTTGAACTTGAGGGTACTGGTTATGGAGGGCGCAAGTGATGCATCGCCATAACAGCGGCCATTACCACGAACTATGAAAGGAGAAGTATCAGCCAACTGAGCACTAAAATCCCCGGCAAATACAGGCGATGAAACTTTTGACTTTGCCAGCGGGTAATTGTTCCAATTTGTAATAAAATCACTCGTCATTCTATTAAAATCCCATAACTTTAACACCGATAGTTACGCTTTAATTCTTTGTTTATGAAGCAATTCATGCACGAAATTTTATCTTTTCAAAACCTGAACTGGCGACATTGGATTTTAATTTTTTCCGCTTACCTGCTCTTTCATATTCCCGTAGTACTAAAAAGCGATTACAACTCAAATCTTGCCATCATGCAGGCTGAGGCCTTCCTTAAAGGTAACCTCAATATCGATAGCTACTTTTGGGATGCCTCAGTATTTGAGGGCAAGTATTTCGTTTGCTTTCCCCCATTCCCTGCTGTTCTGGTAACACCTTTGGTAGCCATGTTCGGTAACGCAGTAAACACAATCTTTTTAAGCCTGGTGATTTCCTGTTTAAGCATGTATCTTTTGTACCAGTTGTTGATTAAGTTAATTGGGGATTCAACTGATAAGCTTTGGGTATTTCTTGGATTCTTTTTTGGCAGTGGGTATTGGTGGGTAGTACTTACCAGCGACCACATTAATGGCTTCGCCCATGTGGTTTGTATTTGTCTGTTGCTGATGCTGCTACTTGAGTTACATGGAAAAAAGAGGGCACTTATTGTAGGTGTACTTTTGGCGCTGGCTTTCTTAACCCGGCAAATGACCGTTTTTTATGGAATTCTTATCCTATACTTTTTTTATGTAGATGAACCTAATAAAAAAATTGCGATCCGGAATATCGCTGTCGCTTTTATGACAGCTTTTGTTTGTGTAATACCCTATTTTGTGCTTAACCATTTAAGGTTTCATAATCCTTTTGATACCGGTTACCAATATTTGATTTATGCAGCGCCCATCCAGGAAAGAATAAACGAATATGGGCTATTTAGCACCAAGTACTTTCTCTATAATTTCTACCATTTGCTGGTAAAGGGACATAACTTGCTCTTTGCAGGTAGTATGAATTTGCAGGTAGCTGGTATCGACCAATATGGAACCTCAATTCTAGCTGCTTCACCATTTATAATTTTTGCTTTTAAGGCACAGCAAGAAACTAAGTTTAAAATTGCATTTTGGAGTACGATCGTATTGATTCTTTCGAGTATTCTACTTTATCATAACAATGGCTGGATGCAGGTGAATACGCAACGCTTTTCGCTTGATTTTTTTCCGGCACTCTTGATTCTTATTGCCCTTAGTTATCCAGTTGTTCCCAAGTGGTTATTCAAATCCTTCGTTATTTATTCGATCGCACTAAACCTTTTAAGTTTCACAATCCATAGCCTGCGATGATATGAAAAAATGGATCCCTCTTACCATCGAATTACTACCTATAATCGGCTGTTCGTTATTTCCCTTATTTTTTGATTTGTCATACCAAATAAACCTGTACATGATCTGGGAAGGGGCTTACCGGCTTTACCTGGGAGAACTACCCTACAAGGATTTCGGCATACCCATGGGGGTATGCTCGTGGCTGATACCGGCCCTTTTCTTTAAGCTCTTTGGGCCAACGCTCTTTACTTTAGTTAAGGCACAGGCATTTATGAACATTGTTTCAGGCGTTGCATTCCGATGGATACTGGTGAACAATGAGGCCACTTTTTACACGAGGTTCCTCAGTTTAGTTATTTTTTCACTAACGTTTATTCTTGGATTGTATTGGCCCCAGTACAATCA is part of the Cyclobacteriaceae bacterium genome and harbors:
- a CDS encoding FAD-binding oxidoreductase, whose translation is MTSDFITNWNNYPLAKSKVSSPVFAGDFSAQLADTSPFIVRGNGRCYGDASLAPSITSTLKFNRIINFDESKGIITCQSGLLLSDILDVIMPRGWFLPVTPGTRFITVGGAVASDVHGKNHHKDGSFSQHVISLKILTPKGEIISCNASENSEYFWFTCGGMGLTGIILEVTFSLKRIETGYIRQVQIKSGGLDEVLDLFEQYSHYTYSVAWIDCLKTGANFGRSILMLGEHASVPELKSARHAFPKKSKTLSVPFNFPSFVLNGLSVKAFNSFFYAKNYKKEMHSMATCESFFYPLDAILHWNRIYGKRGFVQYQFVIPKERGKEGVRNILNRISSKGWGSFLAVLKLFGTQQGPISFNMEGYTLALDIPINDRLFSFLDELDLMVKDYGGRIYLTKDARMKAEIFHSTYPHASNFVSFLRKIDPERKIVSSLSRRLEIK
- a CDS encoding glycosyltransferase family 39 protein, with the translated sequence MKQFMHEILSFQNLNWRHWILIFSAYLLFHIPVVLKSDYNSNLAIMQAEAFLKGNLNIDSYFWDASVFEGKYFVCFPPFPAVLVTPLVAMFGNAVNTIFLSLVISCLSMYLLYQLLIKLIGDSTDKLWVFLGFFFGSGYWWVVLTSDHINGFAHVVCICLLLMLLLELHGKKRALIVGVLLALAFLTRQMTVFYGILILYFFYVDEPNKKIAIRNIAVAFMTAFVCVIPYFVLNHLRFHNPFDTGYQYLIYAAPIQERINEYGLFSTKYFLYNFYHLLVKGHNLLFAGSMNLQVAGIDQYGTSILAASPFIIFAFKAQQETKFKIAFWSTIVLILSSILLYHNNGWMQVNTQRFSLDFFPALLILIALSYPVVPKWLFKSFVIYSIALNLLSFTIHSLR